Below is a genomic region from Spirochaetota bacterium.
TCAATCCGACGCAGACGACCAGCATAGCGACGAATCCCGCGTATCTCAAATTCTTCAAGGGTGCAGGTTTCAATGTCGTGCAGGTACAGCCGAACCCTGAAACATGGTGGGGCTATATGCCCGCACCGTATCCCCGAAATACGTACGGGATAACCGACGATGCCTTCCTCGACCTCTGTGACCGCGAGGGCATAGGCGTCACGCTTCCGATTCCGCCGGTAGCCAATAATGTAGGTTTTCATTTTTCCTTTGATAAAAAACCCGAGCTTGCTGTGCAGTACCGCCGTGAGATAAAGGCATATATCGACCGCTATCGGCATCACCCGTGCATTCAGGCGTACACCATCGGCATGAACGTCATCAACAGCGATACGTACACGGAAAATCTGTCGCCGAGGGCCATGGGACAGACGCTCCCGGTAAAGCCGGGATGGCAGGAACGCGTCGTACGCGCATTCGAGGTCGGCGTAGAGACAGTAAAGGAGATAGACCCGTCAGTGCCGGTGTACTGTCATGCGGCAGGTTCATGGGGCGGCGAGATCTCGGGCGGTAATCAGCATTTGAACCTGATACCGCTTGCCGAGTATGAGAAATGGCCGTCGCATTGGGCAAAAGAGGGGAAAAAGCCCTGGATAGCGGATGAATTCGCCTGCCCCTGGATCGGTGATTTTATTTTCAAGAAATATATACCGGCCGGATGGTCCATCGATCCGAAGAACCCCGAAATGGCGCTCACGGAGTTCTCCGCGATATTGCTCGGTGATGAAAGCTATCGTGTGGAGACCGAATCGAACCGCCGCGCCCCCCGTGCAGGGATAAAGAACCTCGAGGACTACGGTGTAGCGCATTCGAGCGCGCCGGAACGATTGAGCCGCATGCCGGCGTACGAACGTTTCATGAGCGAACATATGCCGCGTGTGGTGCGCGCATTCCGTACGTTCAATGTACTCGGCTTCACGCCCGGCTGGCTTTTGGAATGGAACGCATTCTGGGAGATGCCGGAAGCGAACGACCCGATGGTGAGAGCATATGCCGCCGTCATGCAGCCCTTGCTTGTGTATATCGGCGGGTATCCTGATCACTATACGCGAGAGCGCAATTTTCATGCCGGCGAAAAGATCTCCAAGCAGATAGTCGTCGTCTATGACGGCCCCAATGCGCGGCTCCCGATAACCGTGCGCTGGACGGTTCGCTCCGACAGCGGCGCGAATATTGCGAGCGGAACGGAAGAGCTTGCCCCGAGCGCAGGAGCCATCATGTTCCGGCAGATCGGTTTCACCGCGCCTGCCGTGCAGGTCCGCACCGGTGCGACGATATCGATAACAACGAGCGGACACTCGCAGAGTACCGGGACTACGGACAGTTTCCGCGTAAGCATATGGCCTCTCGAAAAGGCATCGCCGCCGGTCGCTGCGCGCATCATAGACCCCGTCGGCGACTCCACGTCATGGCTTTCAAAACGTGTGACGGAAAAGTCCGATGCACCGCTCATCATCATCGGACGACGCGCGCTTGAAAAGCTTACGAAACTTCCGTACACAGCGGACGATATCGCTTCCGGTCTCACCGTTCTCATGCTCGAGCAGACGCCCGACGACCTCATGCGGCTGGGGTTCCGCGTCGAGGAACGCGGGGTACGCAAGGTCTTTATCCGCGGAAAAAATATCTTTCCCGGCATCGAGAGCGAGGACTGCATGGATTGGCGGGGAAGTGCGAGCCTCCTTCCCGAAGAAGAGCTCCCGCGATATTGGACGCATCGATCCGTTCTGATAGGGATGAAGCCGCAGCGCATGACGCGATGGGGGAATCACGGATCGGTATCTTCAGCGATCATCGAGGTGCCGCAGAAAGGAAATATGCGAGCGCTCATGGATTGCGAATTCGATCTCGCCTATTCACCGCTCCTCGAATGGCGTCACGGCAAGGGGCGCGTGATATTCTGCCAGCTCGATCTCACCGGACGCGTTGGGATAGACCCCGCTGCAACAGCCATCGCCTCCCGACTCATCGCTCTTGCTTCGTCGCCGTGCGAATCCGCGGACGCACGTCTTTCCATAACAGCCGATGACACTACGGCAAAGGCCGTACGCGCGCTCGGTTTCGCCGAAGGGGAAGGTCCGCGCACGGTCAATGCTGTCTCATTATCCCGCGCGGGAGCGAAACGTCCCGGAACGACGATAATGATCGCCGATGAAAAACCCGCGGGGACCGGCGGCTATGCAGTGAAAGAACTTACCGCCGCGAACGATCTGAACGACATGCAGTTCGGCTCGGGCATCATCGGTCCCGCGCTCATGCGCTTCCGTCTCCCGCTTACGGTCAATGTCGATGCGAAAGGGAATTTTCTCGCCGGTCCGTCTTCCGGCGGGGTATCATTCATCGGTGTTCCGATCACGGCGGCTGATACCGGTGATCCGGTCCATGCACGCATCACGAAAATGCGCATTCGATCGCTCTACAGCCGCGCATTCACCTTTCTCGGCGTGCAGAGCGACGCCGAGTATGCGCAACGCATCTCTTTGCTTTCCGCACCGGTGATGTTTCAGTCCGGCGTACAGGCGGTGACATTGCCGCTCGAGAACGCGGAGATATCCGTGCCTATGATATCCCGGACAAGCGACGGCATGAAAGGGCTTATCAATGAACCCGTGAATGAGAGCGAGGTGGTCTGGAAGGATCTCAAGAACCTAGCCGCCACATCGGACGCAGCCGGCTACGGCGGCAGCGTCGGCGAAGTGATAGACGCGATAGCACTTTTCAAGATGCAGCCCGATCCTCGAGCCCGCGTTCTCATACGCGGCACCATCGATATTGCCGAGAACGGTCCTGTCAATTTCTATCTCGGCGCGGACTGGTGGGCGAAGCTCTTCGTGGACGGGAAACTTCTCATCGATCTGAGCACACGCGCCGGGAAATCGAGCGAGATCGTGGGCATAGGATCGCGAGAGCTGTCACGCGGAAAACATGAAGTGGTCATGCATATCGTGTCAGGGAGCGCCGGATTCAACA
It encodes:
- a CDS encoding LamG-like jellyroll fold domain-containing protein — translated: MTMRISALIVSAAITIALQAQTKPAIEFLFDGSLKNTGTLGGEGKFANTVAGEEARFGDGMMNGCLDMCATRGGMDDRAVPHGGAVHFPAAALAGTSAVTVIAAIYPAVIDDLPRRIVTLSPLLQIYVQGASLVLAVGNAKNEMKFCATGISVAQETPALIAVTCDAKNKVITTYQFKNRALVKTATEGGTPDNAVFAGGVIEVGNMGGIRAFKGYIDNVRIYTAVLPENEIALIMSADRNAFALPSAATATIASENGAAISAADDFTSYGGDMKSVLKKWDFNTACWKLGEKSIMANALVREFAEYNTAPAEIVHCEAVVTFKRSITNGWKAAGIAVVADDNNYWMLALNERHENFTKTHPLLFPDLNERLGGVWLSESATTTRLKAAALENFSTTTKHPWAHGTPYRFIIDLSEDGISGSIQDMNGRELGRSAYQFGTQRAVRSGRPVLVAFGAAATFSDVRIRTERPVTVQQAASPTGWYIQPAEHPDIQPLENRWEPLLILSHISRKPFAKLKPNIQPLDIENLWYRKTYDIPDEWKGRSIWINFEMIEGQAILFVNGKRIKEMLRGDWEAEITDAVTPGEKADVRLYLTRTFTGTEAKPEADALMLEALAFARKQKIEQLGITRDVRVFTRGNPAWIRNPQVVSRYSEKKLAIECDIGGAADGLKLIARIKSITDPGQPPVEAAVRQAVTGINRFDAAFDGVPWYLNAPHLYRLTLDLVSGQTVVDSTETSFGFREVRIDGNAVLINGRTNRWRLIGPFNPTQTTSIATNPAYLKFFKGAGFNVVQVQPNPETWWGYMPAPYPRNTYGITDDAFLDLCDREGIGVTLPIPPVANNVGFHFSFDKKPELAVQYRREIKAYIDRYRHHPCIQAYTIGMNVINSDTYTENLSPRAMGQTLPVKPGWQERVVRAFEVGVETVKEIDPSVPVYCHAAGSWGGEISGGNQHLNLIPLAEYEKWPSHWAKEGKKPWIADEFACPWIGDFIFKKYIPAGWSIDPKNPEMALTEFSAILLGDESYRVETESNRRAPRAGIKNLEDYGVAHSSAPERLSRMPAYERFMSEHMPRVVRAFRTFNVLGFTPGWLLEWNAFWEMPEANDPMVRAYAAVMQPLLVYIGGYPDHYTRERNFHAGEKISKQIVVVYDGPNARLPITVRWTVRSDSGANIASGTEELAPSAGAIMFRQIGFTAPAVQVRTGATISITTSGHSQSTGTTDSFRVSIWPLEKASPPVAARIIDPVGDSTSWLSKRVTEKSDAPLIIIGRRALEKLTKLPYTADDIASGLTVLMLEQTPDDLMRLGFRVEERGVRKVFIRGKNIFPGIESEDCMDWRGSASLLPEEELPRYWTHRSVLIGMKPQRMTRWGNHGSVSSAIIEVPQKGNMRALMDCEFDLAYSPLLEWRHGKGRVIFCQLDLTGRVGIDPAATAIASRLIALASSPCESADARLSITADDTTAKAVRALGFAEGEGPRTVNAVSLSRAGAKRPGTTIMIADEKPAGTGGYAVKELTAANDLNDMQFGSGIIGPALMRFRLPLTVNVDAKGNFLAGPSSGGVSFIGVPITAADTGDPVHARITKMRIRSLYSRAFTFLGVQSDAEYAQRISLLSAPVMFQSGVQAVTLPLENAEISVPMISRTSDGMKGLINEPVNESEVVWKDLKNLAATSDAAGYGGSVGEVIDAIALFKMQPDPRARVLIRGTIDIAENGPVNFYLGADWWAKLFVDGKLLIDLSTRAGKSSEIVGIGSRELSRGKHEVVMHIVSGSAGFNSRLIMDTLKKPRTISDFNLDFSKIYGKPMRPYNPDGYSLYSAPMGDDEDPYLYMTW